In Microbulbifer pacificus, the genomic stretch CTCATGAGCGCGGCACCAAGGTGATCATTGCCGGCGCCGGCGGCTCCGCGCATCTGCCGGGTATGATTGCGGCCATGACCCCGCTGCCGGTGATCGGCGTGCCGGTGGAAAGCAAATTCATGACGGGTATGGACAGCCTGCTGTCCATCGTCCAGATGCCCAAGGGCGTGGCCGTGGCCACCCAGGCTGTGGGTCAGTCCGGTGCCTACAATGCGGGGCTGATGGCGGCGCAGATGCTGTCCCTGTCTGACCCGGAGCTGCAGAAACGCCTGATCGCGTGGCGTGAAAGCCAGAGCGCCGGCGTGCCGTTCGAAGTGGAATAAGGCTGGCCAGCGAAGACGGAAGCATTCAGAGGTATACCGGAAATGACAGCGAGACGAGTAGGTATTGTCGGTTGCGGCCAGCTGGCGCAAATGATGGCTCAGGAAGCGCGCCCGCTGGGCATCGAGTTCAGTTTTCTGGCGGAAGGCGGTGAGAACACCACCTGCGTGGAAGGGCTGGGCAACGTTGTTCACATTGCCGAAGGGGCGGAAATCGCAGACCTTTACAAAGCCATGGGGGAGCCCGAAGTGATCACCGCGGAGCGCGAGGGTGTGTCCGCGGAGCTCCTGCGCGCGCTGGAAAAATTCTGCCCGGTGTACCCGCGCCCGGATGCATTTGAAAAAACCCAGCACCGCCTGCGGGAAAAAACCGCGATCACCGCTGCCGGCCTGCCGGTAGCGCCTTTCCGCCCGGCCAACAATTACGCCGAAATCTGTGCGGCCGTCAAAGAGCTGGGTTACCCGTCGTTTATCAAAAGTTGTGAAAACGGCTACGACGGCAAGAATCAGTGGCGAGTGGACAGCGACGAAGATCTCGCCGCAATCGCCGATGATGTCCCCGCGTCAGAATATGTGGTGGAAAAGGGCATTCATTTTTCCCGCGAAGTTTCCCTGATCGGCGCCCGCACTGCCGACGGTGCCGTGGTGACCTATCCGCTGGCCGAGAACGATCACTACAGGGGCACCCTGCTGGTTTCCACCGCGCCGGCGCCACATGTCAGTGAAGAGCTGCAGCACACCGCCGAAACCTACCTGGCCACGCTGATGAACGCCTGGGATTATGTTGGCGTGCTGGCGATGGAATGCTTCGTCACCGACGATGGCCTGCTGATCAACGAGCTGGCCCCGCGGGTGCACAACAGCGGTCACTGGA encodes the following:
- the purE gene encoding 5-(carboxyamino)imidazole ribonucleotide mutase, with the translated sequence MKQLPFEKVTIVMGSQSDWPTMQMATKPLTELGVPFATAVVSAHRTPQRMVEFATTAHERGTKVIIAGAGGSAHLPGMIAAMTPLPVIGVPVESKFMTGMDSLLSIVQMPKGVAVATQAVGQSGAYNAGLMAAQMLSLSDPELQKRLIAWRESQSAGVPFEVE
- a CDS encoding 5-(carboxyamino)imidazole ribonucleotide synthase — encoded protein: MTARRVGIVGCGQLAQMMAQEARPLGIEFSFLAEGGENTTCVEGLGNVVHIAEGAEIADLYKAMGEPEVITAEREGVSAELLRALEKFCPVYPRPDAFEKTQHRLREKTAITAAGLPVAPFRPANNYAEICAAVKELGYPSFIKSCENGYDGKNQWRVDSDEDLAAIADDVPASEYVVEKGIHFSREVSLIGARTADGAVVTYPLAENDHYRGTLLVSTAPAPHVSEELQHTAETYLATLMNAWDYVGVLAMECFVTDDGLLINELAPRVHNSGHWTLAGAKTSQFANHVRAILGMPLGETGCDRVAVMINMLGVDKKPALQNEGVWSYGKELRPGRKMGHVILLDETQDRLATRIDSMLEELYGPSKRPA